A DNA window from Thermosynechococcaceae cyanobacterium Okahandja contains the following coding sequences:
- a CDS encoding universal stress protein, protein MFKTILFPIDRSRDTQEAIPTVVQLVKLCQSELVLLSVEEAPEPDAELEAAIASFLASAKEAFAQQQITAETLLRRGKAAFVICDVADEINASLIVMGCRGTGLTPEGFQESVSNRVINLAPCPVLVVP, encoded by the coding sequence ATGTTCAAAACGATTCTCTTCCCCATTGACCGCAGCCGCGATACCCAAGAAGCCATCCCTACTGTGGTGCAACTGGTCAAGCTCTGCCAAAGTGAGTTGGTGTTACTGTCGGTGGAAGAAGCCCCTGAGCCAGATGCCGAGCTAGAGGCGGCGATCGCCAGTTTTTTAGCTTCCGCCAAGGAGGCCTTTGCCCAGCAGCAGATTACCGCTGAGACGCTGCTGCGCCGCGGTAAGGCGGCCTTTGTGATCTGCGATGTTGCCGATGAAATTAACGCCAGTTTAATTGTCATGGGGTGCCGGGGCACAGGCTTGACACCGGAGGGCTTCCAAGAAAGTGTCAGCAACCGCGTCATTAATTTGGCTCCCTGCCCGGTGTTGGTGGTGCCCTAG
- a CDS encoding phosphoglycerate kinase, whose translation MSKKSVAQLSAADLTGKRVLVRADFNVPVDGNGVITDDTRIRAALPTIQDLISKNAKVILVSHFGRPKGVDDKLRLTPVAQRLSELLHKPVPKLDDCIGEAVVAHTQAMANGDVCLLENVRFHPEEEKNDPEFAKQLAACADVYVNDAFGTAHRAHASTAGVTQFLRPAVAGFLIEKELEYLQNAIEHPRRPLAAIVGGSKVSSKIGVIESLLEKVDKLLIGGGMVFTFYKARGLNVGKSLVEDDKLELARHLEAKAKEKGVEFILPTDVVVADAFAPDANSQVVSVEAIPEGWMGLDIGPASVELFQAALKDCKTVIWNGPMGVFEFDQFAKGTEAIARCLAELTSEGVSTIIGGGDSVAAVEKVGVADRMSHISTGGGASLELLEGKELPGIAALDDA comes from the coding sequence GTGTCTAAAAAATCGGTTGCTCAGTTATCTGCCGCAGACTTAACCGGAAAGCGAGTCTTGGTACGCGCTGACTTTAACGTTCCCGTTGATGGGAATGGTGTCATTACGGATGATACCCGCATCCGCGCTGCCCTCCCTACCATCCAAGACTTAATCAGCAAAAATGCCAAAGTCATTTTAGTGAGTCACTTTGGGCGACCCAAGGGGGTTGACGATAAACTGCGCCTGACCCCGGTGGCACAGCGGCTCTCGGAACTGCTCCACAAGCCGGTGCCGAAGTTAGATGACTGCATTGGTGAGGCGGTGGTAGCCCACACCCAAGCCATGGCCAATGGGGATGTGTGCCTGTTGGAAAACGTGCGCTTTCATCCCGAAGAAGAGAAAAATGATCCGGAGTTTGCCAAGCAACTGGCGGCCTGTGCCGATGTCTATGTGAACGATGCCTTTGGCACGGCGCACCGCGCCCATGCCTCTACCGCCGGGGTGACCCAATTCCTGCGCCCGGCTGTGGCTGGATTTTTAATTGAAAAGGAACTGGAGTATCTACAAAATGCCATTGAGCACCCACGGCGGCCCTTGGCGGCCATTGTCGGTGGCTCTAAAGTGTCCTCGAAAATTGGCGTTATTGAATCTCTTTTAGAAAAAGTTGATAAGCTACTCATTGGCGGTGGCATGGTGTTTACCTTCTATAAGGCGCGCGGCCTCAATGTGGGTAAATCCTTAGTGGAGGACGACAAGTTAGAGTTAGCTCGCCACCTAGAAGCGAAAGCCAAGGAAAAAGGGGTCGAGTTCATTTTGCCGACTGATGTGGTGGTGGCCGATGCCTTTGCCCCTGATGCCAATAGCCAAGTGGTGAGTGTTGAGGCCATTCCCGAGGGGTGGATGGGGCTAGATATTGGCCCGGCCTCGGTTGAACTGTTCCAAGCGGCACTCAAAGACTGTAAAACGGTGATCTGGAATGGACCAATGGGGGTCTTTGAGTTTGATCAGTTTGCTAAGGGAACCGAGGCGATCGCCCGCTGCCTTGCGGAACTGACCAGTGAAGGCGTTTCTACGATTATTGGCGGCGGTGACTCTGTTGCCGCAGTGGAAAAAGTGGGGGTTGCCGATCGCATGAGCCATATTTCCACCGGTGGCGGTGCTAGCCTTGAACTGCTGGAGGGCAAGGAACTTCCCGGCATTGCTGCCCTTGACGATGCCTAG
- a CDS encoding HU family DNA-binding protein, whose amino-acid sequence MNKAELVDAVFGRAHSANNVTKKQVEAIISATVEEIMEAVSKGDKVTLVGFGAFEPRQRKAREGRNPKTKEKMQIPATTVPAFSAGKLFKEKVAPPAPAKGKKK is encoded by the coding sequence ATGAATAAAGCTGAGTTAGTGGATGCGGTGTTTGGGCGCGCCCACAGTGCCAACAATGTCACCAAGAAACAAGTGGAAGCCATTATCTCCGCAACAGTGGAAGAAATTATGGAGGCGGTTTCTAAAGGCGATAAGGTAACATTGGTGGGGTTTGGTGCTTTTGAACCGCGGCAGCGGAAGGCGCGGGAAGGTCGGAATCCCAAAACAAAGGAAAAAATGCAAATTCCGGCCACCACGGTTCCTGCCTTTTCGGCGGGTAAACTGTTCAAGGAAAAAGTAGCCCCGCCCGCTCCGGCAAAAGGGAAGAAAAAATAG
- the cobD gene encoding threonine-phosphate decarboxylase CobD, whose protein sequence is MGTQPPRHGGNVVWAAAIARCQPQELLDFSASLNPLGPPASVVAALQRAIPTIRDYPDPNCTTLVQALAATYGLAPETLLVGNGAAELLTWIGRDCATCRRVYLISPYFQDYGRALRAFAAPMAAIPLERVRHGLEPLAALLQPDDAVIVNNPHNPTGHLWRRSALFPLLETGATVVVDEAFMDFLVPASSQTLLPQVSQYSNLIVLRSLTKFYGLAGLRLGYAVSQPERLHRWRQWRDPWSVNTLALVAGTTALGDRPFQEQTWQWLAPARAALQTALEQIPGLRVIGPSHGNFLLVATADSVLPLQRYLLERHRLLIRDCLSFPELGERYFRVAVRQPWENQQLLTALADYVGVSQQR, encoded by the coding sequence ATAGGTACCCAGCCACCGCGGCATGGTGGCAATGTTGTCTGGGCAGCAGCGATCGCCCGGTGTCAGCCTCAGGAACTGCTGGATTTTTCCGCCAGCTTGAATCCTTTGGGGCCACCTGCCTCTGTGGTTGCTGCCCTACAGCGGGCGATTCCCACCATTCGCGATTATCCCGACCCCAATTGCACGACCCTTGTCCAAGCACTGGCCGCCACCTACGGGCTTGCGCCGGAGACTCTCTTAGTGGGCAACGGTGCCGCAGAACTGTTGACCTGGATCGGGCGCGACTGTGCCACCTGTCGGCGGGTGTACCTAATTAGTCCGTACTTTCAGGACTATGGGCGTGCACTGCGAGCCTTTGCCGCACCCATGGCGGCCATTCCCCTTGAGCGGGTGCGCCATGGCCTAGAGCCGCTAGCGGCACTGCTGCAACCCGATGATGCCGTCATTGTCAATAATCCCCATAATCCAACGGGGCATTTGTGGCGGCGATCGGCGCTGTTCCCCCTGTTAGAGACGGGGGCAACAGTGGTGGTGGATGAAGCCTTTATGGACTTTTTGGTGCCCGCTAGCAGTCAAACCCTCTTACCCCAAGTGTCGCAGTACTCCAATTTAATTGTGCTGCGATCGCTGACGAAGTTTTATGGCTTGGCCGGGCTGCGCTTGGGCTATGCCGTCAGTCAGCCGGAACGCTTGCACCGCTGGCGACAGTGGCGCGATCCGTGGAGTGTCAATACCCTTGCCCTTGTGGCCGGTACCACAGCCCTTGGCGATCGCCCCTTTCAGGAGCAAACGTGGCAATGGTTGGCACCCGCCCGTGCTGCACTGCAAACAGCCCTAGAGCAAATTCCCGGCTTAAGGGTTATCGGTCCTAGCCATGGCAACTTTCTTTTAGTCGCTACCGCAGACTCGGTGTTGCCCCTGCAACGCTACCTCCTCGAGCGCCATCGGCTGTTGATCCGCGATTGCCTTAGCTTTCCGGAACTGGGGGAGCGCTACTTCCGGGTGGCGGTGCGGCAGCCTTGGGAAAACCAACAGCTGCTAACCGCGTTGGCGGATTACGTGGGCGTGTCTCAACAGCGCTGA
- a CDS encoding alpha/beta fold hydrolase: MRVSVWETPDFPLACGVTLPTLRLVYATYGEYRGNNAILYPTSYGAQHGDIDWLIQPEGILDPEQWFIVIVNMLGNGLSTSPSNDRHCGLRETGFWFSHWDNIRAQSQLLEEVLGIEELALIYGWSMGAQQAYYWGVYFGDRVQRLAALCGTARTTPHNQLFLESLRAALTADPAWDGQRFQAIPERGYRAFSYIYASWAASQAFYRHALYRDLGYTSLRDYIERGWEANYRRRDPHDLLAMIDTWLACDVGQLRPDGNYAAALGQITAQTLVMAASTDLYFTPEDCAAEAALIPNARFQVLDSIWGHRAGNPRQHPADAVAIRKAVRTLLGNP; encoded by the coding sequence ATGAGGGTTAGTGTTTGGGAAACCCCTGATTTTCCTCTTGCCTGCGGCGTGACGCTGCCCACCCTAAGACTGGTCTATGCCACCTATGGGGAATATCGCGGCAATAATGCCATTCTCTACCCCACCTCCTACGGTGCCCAGCACGGGGATATTGATTGGCTCATTCAGCCGGAGGGCATCCTTGACCCAGAGCAGTGGTTTATTGTGATTGTCAATATGCTGGGGAATGGCCTATCCACCTCCCCCAGTAACGATCGCCACTGTGGTCTGCGGGAAACCGGGTTCTGGTTTAGCCATTGGGACAATATCCGTGCCCAGTCCCAATTGCTGGAGGAGGTCCTTGGCATTGAGGAGCTAGCCCTCATCTACGGTTGGTCAATGGGGGCGCAGCAGGCCTACTATTGGGGGGTTTACTTTGGCGATCGCGTCCAGCGGTTAGCCGCCCTGTGTGGTACCGCCCGCACCACACCCCATAACCAGCTTTTCTTGGAAAGTTTACGGGCAGCCTTGACGGCGGATCCGGCTTGGGATGGGCAACGCTTTCAAGCCATTCCCGAGCGGGGCTACCGTGCCTTTAGCTATATCTATGCCAGTTGGGCCGCCTCCCAAGCCTTTTATCGCCACGCCCTCTACCGGGACTTGGGTTATACCTCCCTGAGGGACTACATCGAGCGGGGCTGGGAAGCCAACTATCGCCGCCGTGACCCCCACGATTTGCTGGCCATGATTGACACGTGGCTGGCCTGTGATGTGGGGCAACTCCGCCCCGATGGCAACTACGCCGCCGCCTTGGGACAGATTACGGCTCAAACCCTTGTCATGGCCGCCAGTACCGACCTTTACTTTACGCCCGAGGACTGCGCTGCCGAAGCGGCCCTCATTCCCAATGCCCGGTTTCAGGTGCTGGATTCGATCTGGGGGCACCGCGCTGGCAATCCACGGCAACACCCCGCCGATGCTGTCGCCATTCGCAAGGCCGTACGCACCCTCTTGGGGAACCCCTAA
- a CDS encoding fatty acid desaturase family protein: MTTFAPPLIDTATLQTLNQRSNWAGLRQLALHLGILLLSGSVWLTQLGHRWWLAIPALLLYGTSLATLFAALHECSHRTAFASQRLNDTVAWVAGVLCFYNSDFYRRYHKWHHRYTQLPGKDPELADPKPTNWSEYLWELSGLPWWWGKIQTFANLVRGELEGYPYISAEARPEVIRSARWQLFVYGVAGVLSVVLGYPWILVGWVLPLAVGQPVLRFILLAEHTHCSEDSNGLTNTRTTLTLWPVRLLMWNMPYHAEHHLYPSIPFHALGAAHTLLKPHLQHCVSGYLNVHRQIVARFGTA, from the coding sequence ATGACCACGTTTGCGCCTCCCCTCATTGATACGGCGACACTGCAAACCCTAAACCAGCGCTCCAACTGGGCTGGGCTGCGGCAACTCGCCCTGCATTTGGGCATCCTGCTCCTCAGTGGCAGTGTTTGGTTAACCCAACTGGGACATCGCTGGTGGTTAGCCATTCCAGCCCTTCTGCTTTACGGCACCAGCTTGGCAACCCTCTTTGCGGCTCTGCACGAGTGCTCCCACCGCACTGCTTTTGCCAGTCAGCGCCTCAATGATACGGTGGCATGGGTGGCAGGGGTACTCTGCTTTTACAACAGTGACTTTTATCGCCGTTACCACAAGTGGCACCATCGCTACACTCAACTTCCCGGCAAAGACCCGGAACTCGCTGATCCCAAACCCACGAACTGGTCAGAGTACCTGTGGGAACTGAGCGGCCTGCCCTGGTGGTGGGGCAAAATTCAAACCTTTGCCAACTTGGTGCGGGGTGAGTTAGAGGGCTACCCTTACATTAGTGCCGAGGCCCGCCCCGAGGTGATCCGTTCTGCTCGCTGGCAGCTTTTTGTGTATGGGGTGGCCGGAGTACTCTCCGTTGTACTTGGGTATCCGTGGATTCTGGTGGGGTGGGTGTTGCCCTTGGCGGTGGGACAGCCGGTACTGCGCTTCATTTTGCTGGCGGAGCACACCCACTGTAGTGAGGATAGCAATGGTCTCACCAATACGCGGACGACGCTTACCCTCTGGCCGGTGCGCCTCCTGATGTGGAATATGCCCTACCATGCCGAGCACCATCTGTACCCCTCCATTCCCTTCCATGCCTTGGGGGCTGCCCATACCCTCCTCAAACCCCATCTCCAGCACTGCGTCAGCGGCTATCTCAACGTCCACCGCCAAATTGTGGCTCGCTTTGGTACGGCATGA
- a CDS encoding ATP-binding cassette domain-containing protein, which produces MPAKTVFELPTVTLTLASQGQKLVYRLTQPQHRLGRDRHWADLAVPDDPIWGVISSRHAVFIKEGQSYYLWDGDGQQRRSTNGVFHEHTRVGVGEGFPLRDTLRLEIGQDPSNKVQLLVQVQSTGSAPPPPLPQQRQLNLKKQTQWPLTLGREAITHYQHWQLDAPTVSQRHASLDRTPAGLYVLRDLNSSNGTYVNNQLLKSPHTLQNGDQIRIGPFTLLYRHEVLEVTDQGSQIRLDAYQLQRRVTTPQGDRLLLADVTFVAEPGQLIGVVGGSGTGKSTLLKVLMGLAPPQSGQVLLNGQNLYQNRCAYRHHTGYVPQDDIVHTRLTVLEVLTFAAQLRLPADTDAKSRQEAIQRVLTQVQLTSAQAQLVADLSGGQRKRVSIAVELLANPKLFFLDEPTSGLDPGLDLSMMQLLRQLADEGRTIILVTHATSHVHLCDRLAIFGRGGRLCYFGPPQRACQFFSPQGATPLSSIAEIYGILAQGESDRTAYEWSQRFRHSPDYKNYLENRLSASRTPDTTDVPLVPPQLTAEGQQPAPNHLYQWRVLCQRQWCLMGRDRLSLALNLVSVPIALLLTRFALETSPFLPQDPPSLLQAAQTLRVLFVFTCACLWVGLSGWAQALITEVAIYRRERLANLSLWAYMAAKLTLGKLMAAAQTLLITLVVVLGFGRPAGALLLWPVGVAITTFLTLVASLSLGLFISSAVSNSDQASKVLPPLLLPQIIFAGVLFKLQGLAVALSWLTIGRWAMGAYGALINVNAMVPPPPDFGLFEPPPQPFDPSPVYEPTLANLLLNWGMLLLHSLIYGAIATGLQWRKSR; this is translated from the coding sequence ATGCCTGCTAAAACGGTTTTTGAGCTACCCACCGTCACCCTAACCTTGGCAAGCCAAGGCCAGAAGCTGGTCTATCGCTTGACGCAGCCGCAGCATCGCCTCGGGCGCGATCGCCACTGGGCCGATCTGGCAGTTCCCGATGATCCCATTTGGGGGGTTATTTCTAGTCGCCATGCGGTCTTTATTAAAGAGGGGCAGAGCTACTACCTCTGGGATGGGGATGGCCAGCAGCGGCGCAGCACCAATGGGGTGTTCCATGAGCATACCCGCGTCGGCGTTGGGGAAGGGTTCCCACTTAGGGACACCCTGCGCCTTGAAATTGGCCAAGACCCCAGTAACAAAGTGCAGCTACTGGTTCAGGTACAGTCCACCGGTTCGGCACCCCCCCCACCCTTACCACAGCAGCGGCAGCTTAATCTCAAAAAACAGACCCAATGGCCGTTGACGTTGGGCCGGGAAGCCATAACCCACTATCAGCACTGGCAGTTGGATGCCCCTACGGTGTCCCAGCGCCATGCCAGTTTAGATCGCACCCCTGCCGGTCTTTACGTGCTGCGGGACCTCAACAGCAGTAACGGCACCTACGTTAATAACCAACTCCTTAAAAGCCCCCACACCCTGCAAAATGGCGATCAAATTCGCATTGGTCCGTTTACGCTGCTCTACCGCCATGAGGTACTGGAGGTTACCGATCAGGGCAGTCAAATTCGCTTGGATGCCTACCAACTGCAACGGCGGGTCACCACGCCCCAGGGCGATCGCCTGCTGCTGGCGGATGTGACGTTTGTGGCTGAACCCGGACAGCTTATTGGGGTGGTTGGCGGCAGTGGCACCGGCAAATCCACCCTGCTGAAGGTTCTGATGGGGTTAGCGCCGCCCCAGTCCGGTCAGGTGCTGCTCAACGGTCAAAACCTCTACCAAAATCGCTGCGCCTATCGTCACCACACGGGGTATGTGCCCCAAGACGATATTGTCCATACCCGCTTAACGGTGCTCGAGGTGCTGACCTTTGCGGCTCAACTCCGGCTCCCCGCGGATACCGATGCCAAGAGTCGTCAGGAGGCCATTCAGCGGGTCCTCACTCAGGTACAACTCACTTCTGCCCAAGCCCAACTTGTGGCGGATCTGAGTGGTGGCCAGCGCAAGCGGGTCAGTATTGCGGTCGAACTTTTAGCCAATCCCAAGCTATTTTTCCTAGATGAACCCACGTCTGGCCTTGACCCCGGCCTTGATCTATCGATGATGCAGTTGCTGCGCCAACTAGCGGATGAAGGGCGCACAATTATTCTGGTTACCCATGCCACCAGCCATGTACATCTGTGCGATCGCCTCGCAATTTTTGGTCGGGGGGGTCGCCTCTGCTATTTTGGCCCACCCCAGCGCGCCTGCCAGTTTTTTAGCCCTCAGGGAGCCACACCGCTAAGCTCTATTGCCGAAATCTACGGCATTTTGGCGCAAGGGGAGAGCGATCGCACCGCCTACGAGTGGAGCCAGCGTTTTCGCCACTCCCCAGACTACAAAAATTACCTTGAAAATCGCCTCAGTGCCAGCCGCACCCCCGACACCACTGATGTTCCCTTGGTTCCCCCCCAACTGACGGCTGAGGGGCAACAACCGGCTCCCAATCATCTCTATCAGTGGCGGGTGCTCTGCCAACGCCAGTGGTGCCTCATGGGGCGCGATCGCCTCAGTTTAGCCCTGAATCTGGTGAGCGTGCCGATTGCCCTGCTGCTCACTCGTTTTGCCCTCGAAACCTCGCCGTTTTTACCCCAGGATCCGCCCTCGCTGCTTCAGGCGGCGCAAACCCTGCGAGTGCTGTTTGTCTTTACCTGTGCCTGCTTGTGGGTGGGGCTATCCGGCTGGGCACAGGCGCTGATTACGGAAGTGGCCATTTACCGCCGCGAACGCCTTGCCAACCTCAGTTTATGGGCCTACATGGCCGCCAAGCTCACCCTTGGCAAACTCATGGCCGCTGCTCAAACCCTCCTGATTACCCTAGTCGTCGTACTGGGGTTTGGCCGGCCCGCGGGTGCCCTACTGCTCTGGCCCGTGGGGGTTGCCATCACCACATTTCTCACCTTGGTAGCCAGCCTCAGCCTTGGTCTGTTCATTTCTAGTGCCGTCAGCAATAGCGATCAGGCCAGTAAAGTGCTGCCGCCGCTGCTCCTGCCACAAATTATTTTTGCGGGAGTATTATTTAAGCTGCAAGGTCTAGCGGTTGCGCTCTCGTGGCTGACCATTGGTCGCTGGGCGATGGGAGCCTATGGTGCCCTGATTAACGTCAATGCCATGGTGCCACCCCCGCCTGATTTTGGCCTGTTTGAGCCGCCCCCCCAACCCTTTGATCCGAGTCCGGTGTATGAACCAACCCTAGCCAACCTGCTGCTGAACTGGGGAATGCTGCTGCTCCACAGCCTGATTTACGGCGCGATCGCCACCGGTCTGCAATGGCGCAAAAGCCGCTAG
- the glgP gene encoding alpha-glucan family phosphorylase: protein MKPIRTFSVSPCLPERLEQLRHLAYNLYWTWNTEAIALFRRLDPELWEQTNHNPVRLLGQIRQDRLLEAAADNGFLAQMERALAQFHEYCHPEQTWYQRVRGTTLHECIAYFSLEFGLTECLPIYSGGLGVLAGDHLKSASDLGLPLVGVGLLYQKGYFSQYLSAEGWQQERYPVNDFYNLPVTLVRDDRGAEVRITIPYPNRDVQARVWQAQVGRVPLYLLDTNIPVNSTYDQDITDYLYGGDADLRIHQEMLLGIGGVKLLHALGLHPTVYHMNEGHSAFLSLERIRQLMSEDHLSYDEALQVVQASQVFTTHTPVPAGIDLFAADKITYYVGHYAEAFNLSQQEFLSLGRINPGAFQEPFSMANLAIHTASFVNGVSALHGEVSRQMFQGLWPNLPATEVPITSITNGVHARSRVAESLQYLLDIYLGPQWSEATMTDALWERVESIPDEELWRIHEICRYQLVMFVRSRLQRMLQARSATAAELAQAAEVLDPTALTIGFARRFATYKRATLFLRDVERLRRILLGSVPIKSSGKQRRPIVQFVIAGKAHPNDNPGKELIQQIIEFTRQEGMHHHIAFVPDYDMHVAKMMVAGCDVWLNTPLRPQEASGTSGMKAAMNGLLNLSILDGWWDEADYARTGWAIGHGENYGDRHYQDQVEANALYERLERDVVPLFYDRDENDIPRRWVQKMKAALSLNTPQFNTARMVREYAHRAYFPASDRYFVLRDNNYAAAKELAQWKERLLEHWYAIQILAVETSREQSLQVGDVLEVKAVIALGELDPRDIQVTLFQGRVNEAGLLEEACPTLMTFVRTTPEGHSLYTAQVSYESSGYQGIALQLLPRHAYLSHPYEMGLVLWA from the coding sequence ATGAAGCCTATCCGCACCTTTAGCGTTAGTCCCTGCCTACCGGAACGGCTAGAACAACTGCGCCACCTCGCCTATAACCTCTATTGGACTTGGAATACCGAGGCGATCGCCCTCTTTCGCCGCCTAGACCCCGAACTCTGGGAGCAAACGAACCATAATCCCGTGCGCCTACTGGGACAGATTCGTCAAGATCGCTTACTGGAAGCAGCGGCGGATAACGGCTTTTTAGCCCAAATGGAGCGTGCTTTAGCGCAGTTTCACGAGTACTGCCATCCCGAACAAACTTGGTATCAGCGGGTACGGGGCACAACCCTGCACGAGTGCATTGCCTACTTTTCCCTTGAATTTGGCCTGACGGAGTGCCTGCCCATTTACTCTGGCGGATTAGGAGTGTTGGCCGGGGATCACCTCAAGTCCGCCAGTGACTTAGGTTTACCGCTGGTGGGGGTGGGGCTACTGTACCAAAAAGGATATTTCTCCCAGTACCTGAGCGCCGAGGGATGGCAGCAGGAGCGTTACCCGGTCAATGACTTTTACAACCTGCCAGTAACCCTCGTCAGGGATGATCGGGGGGCCGAAGTTCGCATTACCATTCCCTACCCCAATCGCGACGTGCAGGCACGGGTGTGGCAAGCGCAGGTGGGTCGGGTGCCGCTGTACCTACTCGATACCAATATTCCCGTCAATAGCACCTACGACCAAGATATTACGGACTACCTCTACGGTGGCGATGCGGATCTGCGCATTCATCAGGAAATGTTACTGGGCATTGGCGGCGTGAAGCTGCTGCACGCCCTCGGGCTACACCCCACGGTGTATCACATGAATGAAGGACACTCGGCTTTTCTCTCGCTTGAGCGCATCCGCCAACTCATGAGTGAAGACCACCTCAGCTACGATGAAGCCCTCCAGGTGGTCCAGGCCAGTCAGGTGTTTACCACCCATACCCCTGTGCCCGCAGGGATTGACCTGTTTGCTGCCGATAAAATTACCTACTACGTGGGGCACTACGCCGAAGCCTTTAACCTTTCCCAGCAGGAGTTTCTCTCCCTAGGTCGCATCAACCCGGGGGCATTTCAGGAGCCGTTTAGTATGGCCAATTTAGCCATCCACACCGCCAGCTTTGTCAATGGCGTGAGTGCCCTGCACGGTGAGGTATCGCGGCAGATGTTTCAGGGGCTATGGCCGAATTTACCCGCGACTGAAGTACCCATTACGTCAATTACCAATGGCGTTCATGCCCGCAGCCGTGTTGCTGAATCCTTGCAGTACCTCCTCGATATTTATCTCGGACCGCAGTGGTCGGAAGCCACAATGACGGATGCCTTGTGGGAGCGGGTGGAAAGCATTCCCGATGAAGAACTGTGGCGGATTCATGAAATTTGCCGCTATCAACTGGTAATGTTTGTGCGATCGCGCCTGCAACGGATGCTACAAGCCCGCAGTGCCACAGCCGCGGAACTGGCTCAAGCAGCGGAAGTGCTGGATCCTACCGCCTTGACCATTGGCTTTGCCCGCCGCTTTGCTACCTACAAGCGCGCCACACTATTTTTGCGGGATGTTGAGCGCTTGCGACGCATTTTACTGGGGTCGGTACCCATTAAAAGCAGTGGCAAGCAACGCCGCCCAATCGTCCAGTTTGTGATTGCCGGTAAAGCGCACCCCAACGATAACCCGGGCAAGGAACTCATCCAACAGATTATTGAGTTTACCCGCCAAGAGGGTATGCACCACCACATTGCCTTTGTGCCAGACTACGATATGCACGTGGCCAAAATGATGGTGGCGGGTTGTGATGTCTGGCTGAATACGCCGCTGCGACCCCAAGAGGCCTCGGGAACCAGTGGCATGAAGGCGGCAATGAATGGGCTGCTCAACCTCAGCATTCTGGATGGCTGGTGGGATGAAGCGGATTACGCACGCACGGGGTGGGCCATTGGCCATGGCGAAAACTACGGCGATCGCCACTACCAAGATCAGGTGGAAGCGAATGCCCTTTACGAACGGCTGGAGCGGGACGTGGTGCCCCTCTTTTACGATCGCGATGAGAACGATATTCCCCGCCGCTGGGTACAAAAAATGAAGGCGGCGCTGTCATTAAATACACCCCAATTTAATACGGCGCGGATGGTGCGCGAGTATGCCCATCGTGCGTATTTTCCGGCCAGCGATCGCTACTTTGTTTTACGGGATAACAACTATGCTGCCGCCAAGGAGCTTGCCCAGTGGAAGGAGCGGCTGCTGGAGCATTGGTATGCCATTCAAATCCTTGCGGTCGAAACCTCGCGGGAGCAATCCTTGCAGGTGGGGGACGTGCTCGAAGTCAAGGCGGTGATTGCCCTTGGTGAACTTGATCCACGGGATATTCAGGTGACCCTCTTTCAAGGGCGAGTCAATGAGGCAGGGTTGCTTGAGGAGGCGTGCCCAACCTTGATGACGTTTGTGCGAACCACCCCGGAAGGGCATAGTCTCTATACCGCCCAAGTGAGCTACGAAAGCAGCGGTTATCAGGGAATTGCCCTACAACTGTTGCCCCGCCATGCCTACCTCAGCCATCCCTACGAGATGGGCTTAGTGCTGTGGGCCTGA